A portion of the Vanessa atalanta chromosome 14, ilVanAtal1.2, whole genome shotgun sequence genome contains these proteins:
- the LOC125068930 gene encoding mitochondrial genome maintenance exonuclease 1-like, producing MLRPIMITSLKTFLEKQSVRYKVVKPASFLKPADKLKQFNKENKELFGPLLETNKQKKSRLKKEAKNRPHQNNEVTASNESTQKFIDVTRQDAVVNQSLCAIRRYISVIRSVKSFKHTMWQNTRTCFNLVGVLFNGTPVRGIKTFVVNNATGSSAAQPGYVSEDKILQIKQHQNDYAQQYPSVTLILNKTMTEESRKSLDKWKKERIEEMGLEEFNRFYQAQLASGTKFHNTLKTYFTQPRNQLRIEKDVEGVWLSVAEVLKSISSPKAIESNVIHPVLKYRGVFDAIADYEEKPTLIEWKKSDKPRKSIAMTYDNPVQLAAYFGAVCNDLNYKHFNVRDALLVIAYTDGSKADVFHLSTDKLREHWAQWLIRLEEYMEKYSNDSEKILKGGKRLFEEEIGKL from the exons ATGCTGCGGCCAATAATGATTACAagtctaaaaacatttttagaaaaaCAAAGTGTCAGATATAAAGTAGTTAAACCCGCTTCATTCTTGAAACCAGCGGataaattaaagcaatttaataaagaaaataaggaACTTTTTGGACCACTATTGGAAAcgaataagcaaaaaaaaagtagattgAAAAAGGAAG CTAAAAATAGACCACATCAAAACAACGAAGTGACCGCATCGAATGAAAGTACGCAAAAGTTTATCGACGTTACGAGACAAGATGCTGTAGTAAATCAGAGCCTTTGTGCTATTAGAAGATACATCAGTGTTATTAGGagtgtaaaaagttttaaacacACTATGTGGCAAAATACGAGGACTTGTTTTAATCTAGTGGgagttttatttaatggaaCACCTGTCAGGGGTATAAAGACATTTGTAGTGAACAATGCAACCGGCAGTTCAGCTGCACAACCTGGGTATGTCAGCGAGGACAAAATTCTCCAAATTAAACAACACCAGAATGATTATGCCCAACAATACCCAtctgttactttaatattaaacaaaacaatgacCGAGGAGTCAAGAAAATCATTAGATAAATGGAAAAAAGAAAGAATAGAAGAAATGGGGTTGGAagaatttaatagattttatcaAG ctcAATTGGCATCCGGCACAAAATTTCATAATACCCTGAAAACATATTTCACGCAACCAAGGAACCAACTACGTATAGAAAAAGATGTCGAAGGTGTCTGGTTGTCCGTCGCGGAGGTATTGAAAAGTATATCTTCTCCGAAGGCGATAGAATCTAATGTAATACACCCTGTATTGAAATACCGTGGAGTATTTGATGCTATTGCTGATTATGA AGAAAAACCAACACTTATTGAATGGAAAAAATCAGATAAGCCACGAAAATCGATAGCAATGACATACGACAATCCTGTCCAGCTGGCAGCTTACTTTGGTGCAGTATGCAATGATCTGAATTACAAACACTTTAACGTAAGAGATGCTTTACTAGTCATAGCTTACACAGATGGTTCTAAGGCAGATGTATTCCATCTATCAACGGATAAGCTTAGAGAACATTGGGCACAATGGTTGATCAGACTGGAAGAGTATATGGAGAAATATAGCAATGATTCAGAGAAGATTTTGAAGGGTGGGAAACGGTTGTTCGAGGAGGAAATTGGGAAACTCTAA
- the LOC125068928 gene encoding 4-coumarate--CoA ligase 3-like, which yields MAHILRRSAYQIIYKNKLLLSPSSRQKSTEDNILKSVYKEFELTCQTVRDFAWQNLDRWPDKTLTVCAVTGHGYTYAQTYRMSICFGASLRSKLKLQNDDKVAVILPNVPEYPCVVLGILEAGGIASIMNPAYTPHELKHQLKLIECKAIVSSKLSYPNIVLALKEINLNIPIILIDNDVPENTIKFAEFAEDLNIDTDCLKKVKRTAKDLAILPFSSGTTGFPKAVELTHECLNTMNEMILAPEVIGVEEASGSFQSVTPAVLPFFHIFGFNALMLNLMSRGIKLVTMPTFKADLFLETIVRHKANHLYVVPPMMVFLGKHPAVTPKYLETIQGIICGAAPISSHDASAVLNKNKNIIFRQGYGLTETCGGISVGNKTDANHASVGHVFGGAEVKITDLNTMEALGPGQEGEICYRGKNLMNGYYKNDEATKEVMTEDGWFKTGDIGKYDENTYLYVTDRLKELIKVKGFQVPPAELEMVLRTHPKILDCAVMGVPDPISGEVPKAFVVTQAGESLKSEEILDYVNSKVVSFKNIKDVQFVEAIPKNSAGKILRKELKAKYC from the exons ATGGCCCATATCTTGCGCCGTTCAGCttaccaaattatttataaaaataaattattattatctccgTCATCTCGTCAAAAATCTACTGAAGATAATATACTTAAGTCTGTATATAAAGAATTCGAACTAACATGTCAAACGGTCAGAGATTTTGCATGGCAGAACTTGGACAGATGGCCAGACAAAACATTAACA GTATGTGCCGTGACTGGTCACGGTTACACTTATGCTCAAACATACAGGATGTCTATTTGTTTCGGTGCATCACTACGCAGTAAACTAAAATTACAGAATGATGATAAAGTGGCAGTAATTTTGCCGAATGTCCCTGAGTATCCTTGTGTTGTGTTAGGTATTCTTGAAGCTGGAGGTATTGCTAGTATAATGAATCCTGCTTATACACCAC ATGaattaaaacatcaattaaaacTAATTGAATGCAAAGCAATAGTGTCCTCTAAGCTGTCTTATCCCAATATAGTACTAGCTCTAAAAgagataaatttgaatatacctATCATATTAATAGACAATGATGTACCAGAAAATACCATAAAGTTTGCAGAATTTGCTGAAGATTTGAATATAGATACTGATTGTTTGAAAAAGGTAAAAAGAACTGCTAAGGATCTAGCCATTTTACCATTTTCAAGTGGCACTACTGGTTTCCCTAAAGCAGTGGAACTGACACACGAATGTTTAAACACAATGAATGAAATGATATTAGCCCCAGAAGTAATTGGTGTAGAAGAAGCTAGTG GTTCCTTCCAATCAGTAACACCAGCAGTGTTGCCATTTTTCCACATCTTCGGCTTCAACGCACTTATGTTGAATCTAATGTCAAGAGGTATTAAGTTGGTGACAATGCCAACATTCAAGGCTGATCTTTTCCTCGAAACTATTGTTCGACACAAAGCGAATCATTTGTATGTCGTTCCGCCAATGA TGGTATTTTTGGGCAAACATCCAGCGGTGACTCCGAAATACCTGGAAACAATACAGGGAATTATTTGCGGAGCCGCCCCCATCTCTAGTCACGACGCGAGTGCAGttctcaataaaaat aaaaatatCATCTTCAGGCAAGGCTATGGTCTAACAGAAACCTGTGGCGGGATATCCGTGGGAAACAAAACTGATGCTAATCACGCGTCAGTGGGTCATGTATTCGGGGGTGCTGAAGTGAAGATAACAGATCTGAACACCATGGAGGCCTTGGGGCCAGGAcag GAAGGTGAAATCTGTTATCGAGGTAAGAATCTTATGAatggatattataaaaacgatgaAGCTACTAAAGAAGTGATGACTGAAGACGGCTGGTTCAAAACTGGTGACATTGGGAAATATGATGAGAATACATATTTGTACGTCACTGATCGTTTAAAGGAACTTATAAAG GTTAAAGGATTCCAAGTACCACCTGCAGAACTAGAAATGGTTCTCCGAACTCATCCGAAGATCCTCGACTGTGCAGTTATGGGTGTCCCTGACCCAATCTCAGGGGAGGTACCGAAGGCATTTGTGGTTACACAAGCTGGGGAAAGTTTGAAGAGTGAGGAGATTTTAGATTACGTTAACAGCAAAGTTGTGTCTTTTAAGAATATCAAAGATGTTCAATTCGTTGAAGCAATACCTAAGAATTCAGCGGGTAAGATATTGAGGAAGGAATTGAAAGCGAAGTATTGTTAG